The Carassius gibelio isolate Cgi1373 ecotype wild population from Czech Republic chromosome B22, carGib1.2-hapl.c, whole genome shotgun sequence genome window below encodes:
- the LOC127987235 gene encoding uncharacterized protein LOC127987235 — MMKMNVLSMLFLSVVLTGVHSVGADVVSVNVTEGDSVTLHTRVKADRDVDIKWYFNDTRIALMTGDLSKICTDVQCNEGNERFRDRLKLDHQTGSLTITNTSTTDSGNYTLEIIRTGSGSEKTFIVTVHFVSVSDRDQMKTTSEKEEESGLSSADKAGIGVGVVLLIAAAVGVIYYRKCPQARQCGTRTQVRYCVNSICLSEIKL, encoded by the exons atgatgaaaatgaatgttttgagTATGTTATTTCTTTCGGTCGTGCTTACTG GTGTTCACAGTGTTGGTGCAGATGTTGTGTCAGTGAATGTgacggagggagattcagtcactctacacaCTCGTGTTAAAGCAGACCGAGATGTAGATATAAAATGGTATTTTAATGACACTCGAATCGCACTAATGACTGGAGATCTCAGTAAGATCTGTACAGATGTTCAGTGTAATGAAGgtaatgagagattcagagacagactgaagctggatcatcagactggatctctgaccatcacaaacaccagcacCACAGACTCAGGAAATTATACACTAGAGATCATCAGAACTGGCAGTGGGTCTGAAAAGACCTTCATTGTTACTGTTCATT ttgtttctgtttCTGATCGAGATCAAATGAAGACAACGTCAGAGAAGGAGGAAGAATCTG GTTTGTCTTCAGCTGATAAAGCAGGGATTGGTGTTGGTGTTGTTCTGCtgattgctgctgctgttggtgtGATTTACTATCGCAAGTGTCCTCAAGCAAGACAATGTG GAACCAGGACTCAGGTGAGATACTGTGTGAACTCAATCTGTCTGTCTGAAATAAAACTGTGA
- the LOC127987228 gene encoding SLAM family member 9 produces MVRSFVLFSLCWWTLTGVFGDSVSVTEGDSVTLHTDVTKIHENDDILWKFGANNTVIAQIKRGKQIFPDERFRDRLKLDSETGSLTITDITTQHTGLYEVKISGVKRTTKSFSVSVYARLPTPNITRDSSSSSSYCSLLCSVVNVGHVTLSWYKGNSLLSSISVSDLSISLSLPLEVEYQENISYSCVINNPITNQTTHLDISKLCHIHSDQILLLFCIFLICVAGSLLIVAAVVMRCRKSRKTVYIQEEDRMNAAFRKPTREKKSKMNAEYGNVPKTR; encoded by the exons ATGGTTCgctcttttgttttgttctctttgtGCTGGTGGACTTTGACTG gtgtgtttggtgattcAGTGTCAGTGACTGAAGGAGATTCTGTTACTCTACACACTGATGTTACTAAAATACATGAAAACGATGACATACTGTGGAAATTTGGAGCTAACAACACTGTGATCGCTCAAATCAAGAGAGGGAAACAAATATTccctgatgagagattcagagacagactgaagctggacagtgaaactggatctctgaccatcacagacatcacaactcaacacacTGGACTCTATGAAGTAAAGATTAGTGGAGTGAAACGAACAACAaaatcattcagtgtttctgtctatg CTCGTCTGCCCACACCAAACATTACCAGagactcatcatcatcatcatcatattgttcattgttgtgttcagtggtgaatgtgggtcatgtgactctctcctggtacaaaggaaacagtttattgtccagcatcagtgtgtctgatctcagcatcagtctctctctacctctggaggtggaatatcaggagaatatcagctacagctgtgtgatcaacaatcccatcacaaaccagaccacacatctggacatcagcaaacTCTGTCATATTCACTCAG ATCAGATCCTACTCTTGTTTTGCATTTTCCTGATTTGTGTtgctggatctctgttgattGTCGCTGCAGTTGTGATGCGCTGCAGGAAAAGTAGAAAAACAG TCTACATCCAAGAGGAAGACAGAATGAATGCAGCATTTCGTAAACCAACAAGAGAAAAG AAATCAAAGATGAATGCGGAATATGGAAATGTCCCCAAAACACGATGA